One window from the genome of Pyrobaculum ferrireducens encodes:
- a CDS encoding SAM-dependent methyltransferase, translating to MFFLVGVGPGPGYITEVAARIIREADCVFYEDYTGPLDVEGLRRVARSEPVRLTRRDLEEESGRKIFECLREGRRAVLVTAGDPALATAHSALVALARSRGYRAEVVPGVSIICAAFSVSCLSIYKMGGVATVTYPRGGVYSTRPYELVEQNLKRGFHTLLLLDVREDGAFMPPRDAAAVLMQLEERERRGVFTPALPVVVVYRLGWGGSALYTTLGDLATSGIEGPAVVIVPSQLSPVERECVEGLARRQAV from the coding sequence GTGTTTTTCCTCGTGGGGGTCGGGCCGGGGCCCGGCTACATTACGGAGGTAGCGGCTAGAATTATACGGGAGGCCGACTGCGTCTTTTACGAAGACTACACCGGTCCTCTCGACGTGGAGGGGCTGAGGAGGGTGGCCAGGTCTGAGCCTGTGCGGCTCACCCGCCGCGACTTGGAGGAGGAGTCTGGTAGGAAAATTTTCGAGTGCCTGAGAGAAGGCCGCCGGGCTGTGCTGGTCACCGCCGGCGACCCCGCCCTCGCCACGGCGCACAGCGCCTTGGTGGCCCTCGCCAGGTCAAGGGGTTACCGGGCGGAGGTGGTGCCCGGGGTGTCTATCATATGCGCCGCCTTCTCCGTCAGCTGCCTGTCGATATACAAGATGGGGGGTGTGGCCACCGTGACGTACCCAAGAGGCGGCGTCTACTCCACAAGGCCCTACGAGCTGGTGGAGCAAAACCTGAAGCGGGGCTTCCACACCCTCCTCCTACTCGACGTCAGAGAAGACGGCGCGTTCATGCCGCCTAGAGACGCCGCCGCGGTGTTGATGCAGCTAGAGGAGCGGGAGAGGCGCGGCGTCTTCACCCCCGCTCTGCCGGTGGTTGTGGTGTACCGCCTCGGCTGGGGAGGCTCGGCGCTGTACACCACCCTCGGCGACTTGGCAACCAGCGGCATCGAGGGGCCGGCAGTCGTCATAGTCCCCTCCCAGCTGAGCCCGGTGGAGAGGGAATGCGTCGAGGGGCTCGCCAGGCGCCAAGCCGTTTAA
- a CDS encoding KaiC domain-containing protein, whose protein sequence is MKRISTGVEELDRALEGGIPQGSWVVATGEPGVGKSILCIHFAYAGLRAGDPVVYVTTEQEFRDVMEQAKQLGMDLAQYAAYNIAWRKEPEELPEIVVIDIFGLLKVARQLTERAREESPEKVRRYAALSIDTLIEAINEAYKILAVAGERGTPERHVRLVIDSMSAFWVDKPVMARKYSYQLKIATHRDNVTALLTSQYAPTTRQAYGFGLEHIADGVIHMWMDEVETAKEVRRWLIIKKMRMTAHETKAFKVRIESGRGLVLEKIS, encoded by the coding sequence GTGAAGAGGATTTCCACGGGTGTGGAGGAGCTGGACAGAGCGCTGGAGGGGGGCATACCCCAGGGCTCCTGGGTGGTGGCCACGGGGGAGCCGGGGGTGGGCAAATCTATTCTATGCATCCACTTCGCATATGCGGGGCTGAGGGCCGGCGACCCCGTGGTCTACGTCACCACAGAGCAGGAGTTTAGAGACGTCATGGAGCAGGCCAAGCAGCTGGGCATGGACTTAGCCCAGTACGCCGCCTACAACATCGCGTGGAGGAAGGAGCCGGAGGAGCTACCCGAGATCGTGGTGATCGATATATTCGGACTTTTGAAGGTGGCTAGACAACTCACCGAGAGGGCCAGGGAGGAGAGCCCGGAGAAGGTTAGGCGCTACGCCGCCCTCTCCATCGACACCCTTATCGAGGCCATCAACGAGGCCTATAAGATACTAGCCGTGGCGGGGGAGAGGGGCACGCCGGAGCGGCACGTGAGGCTCGTCATCGACTCCATGTCGGCCTTCTGGGTGGATAAGCCCGTCATGGCTAGGAAGTACAGCTACCAGCTGAAGATAGCCACCCACCGAGACAACGTGACGGCGCTCCTCACCAGCCAGTACGCCCCGACCACGAGGCAGGCCTACGGCTTCGGCCTTGAACACATCGCCGACGGGGTGATACACATGTGGATGGACGAGGTGGAGACAGCCAAGGAGGTGCGGAGGTGGCTGATAATAAAGAAGATGAGAATGACCGCCCACGAAACCAAGGCCTTCAAAGTGAGGATAGAGTCCGGGAGGGGCCTAGTCCTTGAGAAAATCTCGTAA
- a CDS encoding MTH1187 family thiamine-binding protein produces the protein MAKMVVSLSVVPLGTGTPSLSKYVARVTEVIKTSGFRYRTGAGFTDIELDSYQQLANLLENIEKTLTDMGVQRISITIKIDRRLDKELHIEEKIAKAEGL, from the coding sequence ATGGCTAAGATGGTTGTAAGCCTCTCGGTAGTCCCCCTGGGCACCGGCACCCCGAGCCTGTCTAAATACGTGGCGAGGGTAACCGAGGTCATAAAGACGTCTGGATTTAGGTACAGGACGGGGGCCGGCTTCACCGACATAGAGCTCGACAGCTACCAGCAACTCGCAAACCTCCTCGAGAATATTGAAAAGACGCTGACTGACATGGGCGTGCAGAGGATATCTATCACGATCAAAATCGACCGCCGGCTCGACAAGGAGCTACACATCGAGGAGAAGATAGCTAAGGCCGAAGGTTTATAA
- a CDS encoding MazG nucleotide pyrophosphohydrolase domain-containing protein, protein MDLAKLVEIQTAFSREKFPRFWDVKDERDLALRLEYLTNALAGEVGEAANLVKKVVRSAVYGHGDVKLSDVRDALVEELTDVFIYTLTIAGLLGVDLEKAYFEKLEKNRRRF, encoded by the coding sequence GTGGACCTCGCCAAGCTTGTAGAGATACAGACAGCCTTTTCGAGGGAGAAGTTCCCCAGGTTTTGGGATGTTAAGGACGAGAGAGATCTGGCGCTGAGGCTTGAGTACTTGACGAATGCCCTCGCCGGCGAGGTGGGGGAGGCGGCTAACCTCGTGAAGAAGGTGGTGAGAAGCGCCGTGTATGGACACGGCGACGTGAAGCTAAGCGACGTGCGGGACGCCCTCGTCGAGGAGTTGACAGACGTGTTTATCTACACGCTCACCATAGCCGGGCTCCTGGGGGTAGATCTCGAGAAGGCCTATTTCGAAAAGCTTGAAAAGAATAGGAGGAGGTTTTAG
- a CDS encoding FHA domain-containing protein: MEIYTVEIYPQYLLLKTRDGRATYKVDGYRVFGRGDFMWHPHSIYISRRHFAVGRQGGGYFIEDLGSTNGTFVNGVDIRGVGRVDIKPGDVINVANVVELLVD; encoded by the coding sequence ATGGAGATCTACACCGTAGAGATCTACCCCCAGTACCTCCTTCTGAAGACGAGAGACGGGAGGGCGACCTACAAAGTAGACGGCTACAGAGTGTTTGGGAGGGGTGACTTCATGTGGCATCCCCACAGCATATACATATCACGCCGCCACTTTGCCGTGGGGCGCCAGGGCGGGGGATACTTCATAGAGGATCTGGGGAGCACCAACGGGACTTTTGTAAACGGGGTAGACATCAGAGGCGTGGGACGCGTCGATATTAAGCCCGGAGATGTTATAAACGTGGCCAACGTGGTAGAGCTATTGGTAGACTAG
- a CDS encoding CofH family radical SAM protein yields MAARGLDRGDAVYLMREVDFFTLAEAAHLYTQKLFGDVVTFVNNVVINYTNICVAKCPICAFYRLPGHGEGYLRSPEEVGALVERFAKELGVTELHVNGGFNPFLKPEYFDELFKAVKKRAPRVVIKGPTMAEVAYYAKLWGMSWGEVLARWRDAGLDAISGGGAEIFADEVRRVVSPHKISGEEWIQIAEVAHKLGIPSNATMLYGHVEREEHVVDHIFRVKELQEKTGGLMLFIPVKFNPLNTELHARGVVTRPAPSTYDVKVVAIARLILGGALKVGAYWLSVGKKLASTLLLAGANDLVGTMYNEAVLTSAGARHSASVEELAAIAREAGKRPALRDTFHRILAHL; encoded by the coding sequence ATGGCCGCGAGGGGCTTGGACAGGGGCGACGCCGTCTACCTAATGCGCGAGGTAGACTTCTTCACCTTGGCAGAGGCGGCGCACCTCTATACGCAGAAGCTCTTCGGCGACGTGGTGACCTTCGTCAACAACGTAGTGATAAACTACACAAACATATGCGTGGCTAAGTGCCCCATATGCGCCTTCTACAGACTCCCCGGCCACGGAGAGGGCTACCTAAGGAGCCCTGAGGAGGTGGGGGCGCTTGTGGAGCGCTTCGCCAAGGAGCTGGGGGTGACGGAGCTACACGTCAACGGCGGCTTCAACCCGTTCCTAAAGCCCGAGTACTTCGACGAGCTTTTCAAGGCTGTGAAGAAGAGGGCGCCGCGCGTCGTCATCAAAGGCCCCACAATGGCGGAGGTGGCGTACTACGCAAAGCTCTGGGGGATGAGCTGGGGGGAGGTGCTGGCCCGGTGGAGGGACGCAGGTCTCGACGCCATATCGGGGGGCGGCGCGGAGATCTTCGCCGACGAGGTGAGGAGGGTGGTGTCCCCCCACAAAATCTCCGGCGAGGAGTGGATACAGATAGCGGAGGTCGCCCACAAGCTGGGCATCCCCAGCAACGCCACCATGCTCTACGGCCACGTCGAGAGGGAGGAGCACGTGGTGGACCACATCTTCCGCGTAAAAGAGCTCCAGGAGAAGACCGGCGGCTTGATGCTGTTTATACCCGTCAAGTTCAACCCCCTCAACACCGAGCTACACGCCAGAGGCGTGGTGACCCGGCCAGCCCCCTCTACATACGACGTAAAGGTGGTGGCAATAGCTAGGCTGATACTGGGGGGCGCCCTCAAGGTGGGGGCCTACTGGCTCTCCGTCGGTAAGAAGCTAGCCTCGACGCTCCTCCTCGCCGGGGCGAACGACCTCGTAGGGACCATGTACAACGAAGCCGTCCTCACCTCAGCCGGTGCGAGGCACAGCGCCTCGGTGGAGGAGCTGGCCGCCATCGCCAGGGAGGCCGGGAAGAGGCCGGCGCTGAGAGACACCTTCCACAGAATACTGGCGCACCTCTAG